A section of the Gammaproteobacteria bacterium genome encodes:
- the mltG gene encoding endolytic transglycosylase MltG, protein MSLKESLFKILGVVILVGSLIAGWIGIDLQSFKSQSLRVAQPDMIYTVEPGAGLRKIAEDLTRMGVIDHPNYFVFWGRWLDYAGRMQTGEYALEPTLTPVQLMERMVKGEVVQHSLTVVEGWTFRQLLQAVLNQKGIKPTLSGLSPAEVMAHLGKAGEHPEGRFFPDTYLFPGNTTDVDFLKRAMKLMDERLAKEWGSRDPGVPYKSPYEALIMASIVERETGVGHERPDIAGVFVRRLKQGMRLQTDPTVIYGMGDLFDGNLRRQDLLTDTPYNTYTRAGLPPTPIAIPSGDAIHAALHPATSTSLYFVAKGDGSHYFSSSLQEHNAAVQRFVLNKK, encoded by the coding sequence ATGTCTCTGAAAGAATCTCTGTTCAAAATTCTTGGTGTAGTAATCCTTGTCGGCAGCTTGATCGCAGGCTGGATCGGCATAGATTTGCAAAGTTTTAAGTCCCAATCGTTACGTGTGGCGCAACCGGACATGATTTATACCGTCGAACCTGGCGCCGGTCTGCGTAAAATCGCCGAAGATCTCACCCGGATGGGTGTCATCGACCATCCCAATTATTTTGTGTTTTGGGGCCGCTGGCTGGATTACGCCGGCCGGATGCAAACCGGTGAATATGCGCTTGAACCTACGCTAACCCCTGTGCAGCTGATGGAGCGGATGGTGAAGGGCGAAGTCGTACAACATTCCTTGACCGTGGTTGAAGGATGGACCTTCCGTCAGTTATTGCAAGCAGTGTTGAACCAGAAAGGCATTAAGCCCACATTGTCTGGGCTGAGTCCGGCGGAGGTGATGGCCCATCTGGGGAAAGCCGGTGAGCATCCGGAAGGCCGTTTTTTCCCTGATACTTATTTGTTCCCCGGCAATACCACCGATGTTGATTTTCTCAAGCGCGCCATGAAGCTGATGGATGAGCGGCTGGCAAAAGAATGGGGATCACGCGATCCAGGCGTGCCCTACAAATCGCCGTATGAAGCACTGATTATGGCCTCAATCGTGGAACGTGAAACCGGGGTTGGCCATGAGCGTCCGGATATCGCCGGTGTTTTTGTCCGACGTCTAAAGCAGGGTATGCGCTTGCAGACAGATCCCACGGTCATTTATGGCATGGGGGATTTGTTCGACGGGAACTTGCGACGCCAGGATTTACTGACGGATACGCCTTATAATACCTATACCCGCGCCGGATTGCCGCCGACGCCGATTGCGATCCCCAGCGGCGATGCCATTCATGCGGCCTTACATCCCGCCACAAGTACCAGTTTGTATTTTGTGGCCAAAGGCGATGGCAGCCATTATTTTTCCAGTAGCTTGCAGGAACATAATGCGGCGGTACAGCGGTTTGTGTTGAATAAAAAGTGA
- the pabC gene encoding aminodeoxychorismate lyase has product MQFLVNGKPQDVLVLTDRAIHYGDGVFETVALRNGQLELWPEHMARLQTSCQRLGFSAPQPLRLLHEAQQVSHGLSQAVIKIIVTRGEGGRGYRPPATPSPNRIVAVYPWSDYPPHHGQAGVNLRICQTRLGLNPTLAGIKHLNRLEQVLARAEWENPEIAEGLMLDIGGHVVEGTQSNLFFVEAGVLHTPDLSNCGVAGIMRGVILELAANSSIPTHVGHYSVDRLNSADEVFISNSIIGLWPVVRIEQQSYRPGPIFHSLNDALDHRRQRQAIPCL; this is encoded by the coding sequence ATGCAATTTCTGGTTAACGGTAAGCCGCAAGACGTCCTCGTGCTGACGGATCGCGCCATCCATTATGGGGATGGCGTGTTTGAAACCGTCGCTTTACGTAATGGTCAACTGGAATTGTGGCCGGAGCATATGGCGCGGTTACAAACCAGTTGCCAGCGACTTGGATTTTCTGCACCGCAGCCGTTACGCTTGTTACATGAGGCACAGCAGGTGAGCCATGGTCTGTCGCAAGCGGTGATCAAAATCATTGTCACACGCGGTGAAGGCGGACGCGGTTACCGGCCACCGGCGACGCCAAGCCCCAATCGGATTGTTGCAGTTTATCCTTGGTCCGATTACCCGCCACACCACGGGCAGGCGGGCGTTAACCTCCGGATCTGCCAAACCCGGTTGGGACTCAATCCGACGCTGGCGGGTATTAAACACCTGAATCGTCTGGAACAGGTACTCGCGCGTGCCGAATGGGAGAATCCCGAAATCGCCGAGGGACTGATGCTGGATATTGGCGGCCATGTTGTCGAAGGCACCCAATCCAATCTATTCTTTGTCGAGGCCGGGGTGTTGCATACCCCGGATTTGTCAAACTGTGGTGTGGCTGGCATCATGCGAGGTGTGATTCTGGAATTAGCCGCCAATTCATCGATCCCGACACACGTCGGGCATTATTCCGTTGACCGCCTCAACTCGGCAGATGAGGTGTTCATCAGCAATTCCATCATTGGCCTGTGGCCGGTGGTGCGTATCGAACAGCAATCATATCGCCCAGGGCCAATCTTTCACAGTTTGAATGACGCGCTTGATCATCGGCGTCAACGGCAAGCGATCCCATGTCTCTGA
- a CDS encoding aminodeoxychorismate synthase component I, producing MRLNSSLDLLRLVALNSARYPFLLESAVHGTAQSRYDILFAFPGKTIIADQASDFLETLDAEWQPGKASDPPSALPFNGGWFLYLGYELVTQIEHKLKFEPYDSSLPTAFATRIPAAVIRDHQQSCLYLVTESGQEQLLAELRKDISSITAHESLTASLPKITAVQSGAGTNFTDGVERIKRYIRDGDVFQVNLSRSWDVDLATGTSPINLYASLRQHNPAPFAALVLQGDNAIISSSPERLVQVTGDRIDTRPIAGTRPRGKNKEDDLAYSRTLLAHPKERAEHVMLIDLERNDLGRICQPGSIHVDELMVLESYAHVHHIVSNVTGRLRPKVTPGQVIRAVFPGGTITGCPKVRCMEIIHDLEASPRGPYTGSVGYFGHDGNMDLNILIRTMHMEHDRIRFRTGAGIVADSVADSELQETQAKAKGLLRALGINDAISG from the coding sequence GTGCGGTTAAATTCCTCCTTGGATCTCTTGCGCCTGGTGGCGCTCAATTCGGCGCGATACCCTTTTTTACTCGAAAGCGCTGTGCATGGCACTGCGCAATCACGTTATGACATTCTGTTTGCCTTTCCTGGCAAAACAATCATTGCCGATCAAGCATCTGATTTCCTGGAAACATTGGATGCCGAGTGGCAGCCAGGAAAAGCATCTGACCCGCCATCGGCATTGCCTTTTAATGGGGGATGGTTTTTGTACCTGGGCTATGAGCTAGTCACTCAGATTGAACACAAACTTAAATTTGAACCCTACGATTCTTCGTTGCCGACCGCCTTTGCAACACGTATTCCGGCGGCCGTGATTCGGGATCATCAGCAGTCATGTCTTTATCTTGTTACCGAATCTGGACAAGAGCAGCTACTTGCAGAATTACGCAAGGACATTAGTTCAATTACCGCGCATGAATCATTAACAGCATCACTACCAAAAATTACTGCCGTGCAGAGTGGGGCGGGTACCAATTTTACGGACGGTGTCGAACGTATCAAACGTTATATCCGTGATGGCGATGTATTTCAGGTCAACCTCTCTCGCAGCTGGGATGTGGATTTGGCCACTGGAACTTCGCCAATAAATTTGTATGCCTCTTTACGGCAGCACAATCCAGCTCCTTTTGCCGCGCTGGTGTTGCAGGGTGACAATGCGATCATCAGCTCTTCGCCGGAACGGCTGGTGCAAGTGACAGGGGATCGGATCGATACCCGTCCCATCGCCGGTACCCGGCCGCGCGGCAAGAACAAAGAAGACGATTTGGCCTATTCTCGAACCTTGCTGGCACATCCGAAAGAACGCGCCGAGCATGTGATGTTGATTGATCTCGAACGCAACGATCTGGGGCGCATCTGTCAGCCGGGCAGCATCCATGTTGATGAACTGATGGTGTTGGAATCCTATGCCCATGTGCATCACATCGTCTCGAATGTGACGGGGCGCTTGCGGCCCAAGGTGACGCCGGGCCAGGTGATTCGGGCCGTCTTTCCCGGCGGCACGATTACCGGCTGTCCCAAGGTGAGGTGCATGGAAATCATCCATGACCTGGAGGCCTCTCCACGTGGTCCTTATACCGGCTCAGTGGGCTATTTTGGCCATGATGGCAATATGGATCTGAATATCTTGATTCGCACCATGCATATGGAACATGATCGGATACGCTTCCGCACGGGAGCGGGCATCGTCGCCGACTCGGTCGCCGACAGTGAGTTACAGGAGACGCAGGCCAAGGCCAAAGGCTTGCTGCGCGCATTGGGAATCAACGATGCAATTTCTGGTTAA